In Rhodothermales bacterium, the following proteins share a genomic window:
- the rpsB gene encoding 30S ribosomal protein S2 produces MSETAAPETHRASIEDLLKAGTHFGHLTSRWNPKMRDHIFMERNGIHIININHTQAYLDEAADAVTRLAKRGKKILFAGTKKQGRDVIRRHAEACDSPYVVERWLGGTLTNFQTIRKSIRRMEDLARMEEDGTMDQLKKKERLMKNREREKLQTVLSGIQNLARLPGAIFIVDINREHIAVQEAQKLGIPIIAIVDTNCDPELVDYPIPANDDAVKSIDLITSVISQAIQEGDKERSMAEAEAKMEKEKKAAEANAAKEAPKRKRRTKTETSDADDSSEEEE; encoded by the coding sequence ATGAGCGAAACAGCTGCCCCGGAGACGCACCGCGCCTCCATCGAAGATCTCCTGAAAGCCGGTACCCACTTCGGCCACCTCACCAGCCGCTGGAACCCGAAGATGCGCGATCACATCTTCATGGAGCGCAACGGGATCCACATCATCAACATCAACCACACCCAGGCGTACCTGGATGAGGCTGCCGATGCGGTGACCCGCCTTGCAAAGCGCGGAAAGAAGATCCTCTTCGCCGGTACCAAGAAGCAGGGCCGCGACGTCATCCGCCGCCACGCCGAAGCCTGCGATTCGCCGTATGTGGTTGAGCGCTGGTTGGGTGGAACGCTGACCAACTTCCAGACCATCCGCAAGTCCATCCGCCGCATGGAAGACCTGGCGCGCATGGAAGAAGACGGTACCATGGACCAGCTCAAGAAGAAAGAGCGGCTCATGAAGAACCGCGAGCGTGAAAAGCTCCAGACGGTACTGTCCGGTATCCAGAACCTGGCCCGCCTGCCCGGCGCCATCTTCATCGTGGACATCAACCGGGAGCACATTGCCGTCCAGGAAGCGCAGAAGCTCGGCATCCCGATCATCGCCATCGTCGATACCAACTGTGACCCGGAACTGGTCGACTATCCCATTCCGGCCAACGACGATGCCGTCAAGTCCATCGACCTGATCACATCCGTCATCAGCCAGGCCATCCAGGAAGGAGACAAGGAGCGCTCCATGGCCGAAGCCGAAGCCAAGATGGAAAAGGAAAAGAAGGCCGCGGAGGCCAACGCAGCCAAGGAAGCCCCCAAGCGGAAGCGCCGCACGAAGACCGAGACTTCCGATGCCGACGATTCTTCCGAAGAAGAAGAATAA
- the rpsI gene encoding 30S ribosomal protein S9: MATTPQQFTAVGRRKNAVARVYLRPGGSGKIVVNKREYTEYFPTVWRQKNLTSPFDVTDTTGSFDVVVNAHGGGMTGQAEAIRLGISRALVEFNEELRPLLRTAGFMTRDPRMVERKKYGQPKARKRFQFSKR; encoded by the coding sequence ATGGCAACAACACCTCAGCAATTCACTGCCGTCGGACGTCGCAAGAACGCCGTCGCCCGTGTGTACCTTCGTCCGGGAGGTTCCGGCAAGATCGTCGTCAACAAGCGGGAGTACACGGAATACTTCCCGACGGTGTGGCGTCAGAAGAACCTGACCTCACCGTTCGACGTGACGGACACCACCGGCTCGTTCGACGTCGTGGTCAACGCCCACGGCGGCGGCATGACGGGCCAGGCGGAAGCCATCCGTCTGGGCATTTCCCGTGCCCTCGTGGAGTTCAATGAAGAACTTCGCCCCCTGCTTCGTACGGCCGGCTTCATGACGCGCGACCCGCGCATGGTGGAGCGCAAGAAGTACGGACAGCCCAAGGCCCGCAAACGCTTCCAGTTCTCGAAGCGCTAG
- the rplM gene encoding 50S ribosomal protein L13, with product MDVNSFKTFSAKPAEVQRAWHVVDAENMIVGRLASTVAAILRGKHKPSFTPHVDTGDHVVVINADKVRFSGSKETDKVYYRHTRYPGGLRSRSPKEVRDIRPEFIVENAVKGMLPKNSLGRQMIKKLHVYAGTEHPHEAQKPQALEL from the coding sequence ATGGACGTCAACAGCTTCAAAACCTTCAGCGCGAAGCCGGCCGAAGTACAACGTGCCTGGCACGTGGTCGATGCCGAGAACATGATCGTGGGCCGACTGGCCAGCACGGTCGCCGCCATCCTGCGCGGCAAGCACAAGCCGAGCTTCACGCCCCACGTCGACACGGGTGACCATGTCGTGGTCATCAATGCCGACAAGGTCCGCTTTTCCGGTTCGAAAGAAACGGACAAGGTGTACTACCGTCATACGCGCTATCCCGGTGGACTCCGCAGTCGCTCGCCCAAAGAGGTTCGCGACATCCGGCCCGAGTTCATCGTGGAGAACGCGGTCAAGGGCATGCTGCCCAAGAACAGTCTGGGACGCCAGATGATCAAGAAACTACACGTGTACGCCGGTACAGAGCACCCCCACGAGGCCCAGAAGCCCCAGGCGCTGGAACTGTAA
- a CDS encoding sigma-70 family RNA polymerase sigma factor: MSYRTELRSLDSLASHLPFALDETERVNEAYSRYVAHPGPADARLVDLWTYCYIRRYFLIKFLRETAFRSSELEQVVERTYRKVESRRHQLERLDKYAQWVSVICRNTYVNFVSRRRTVTPLESVPHPAVEMPDVELDVDAGAVFLALTAAIGRLPGFLQPTARMRYVENLSYEEIARITGKRVPTIRAYVHKICARFRKDQGLSAWADRYL; the protein is encoded by the coding sequence ATGTCGTATCGCACTGAACTGCGGTCACTCGACTCACTGGCCTCCCACCTGCCTTTTGCCCTGGATGAAACCGAGCGCGTAAACGAAGCCTACAGTCGGTACGTGGCCCACCCGGGACCGGCCGACGCCCGCCTCGTGGATTTGTGGACCTACTGCTATATCCGTCGCTACTTCCTCATCAAGTTCCTCCGGGAAACGGCGTTCCGCAGCTCCGAGCTGGAGCAGGTCGTGGAACGGACCTACAGAAAGGTCGAATCCCGTCGTCATCAACTGGAGCGCCTGGACAAATATGCCCAATGGGTCAGCGTCATCTGCCGCAATACGTATGTCAACTTCGTCTCGCGCCGCCGCACGGTTACGCCCCTCGAGTCGGTACCGCACCCTGCGGTCGAAATGCCAGACGTTGAGCTGGATGTCGATGCCGGTGCCGTTTTCCTTGCCTTGACGGCGGCCATCGGCCGGCTTCCGGGCTTCCTGCAGCCCACGGCGCGCATGCGCTACGTCGAGAACCTGTCCTACGAGGAGATTGCGCGCATTACCGGAAAGCGCGTGCCCACCATTCGTGCGTACGTCCACAAGATCTGTGCGCGATTCCGGAAGGACCAGGGACTGTCTGCCTGGGCAGATCGGTACCTGTGA
- the dnaN gene encoding DNA polymerase III subunit beta has protein sequence MKFAASSADLLKALQTVSGAVPSKSTLPILECILFEEDAGGLRLSATDLEISILQRVAVTMETAGPSRVAVPAKRLIDTLRALPDLPIQFSADGEFNVLVTTDKGEYKMAGFDGADYPALPELADSARIETDGALVKRAIHKTQFAVSRDALRPAMMGIYFQISKNSGRAVATDGRSLVKLTLDALTSEEDIDFIVPEKAMSLAAKVATDGPCSLIVDSGYAGFDFGSSRVLARLIDEPYPNYQAVIPVDNDKKMVVDRDSMLAAVKRVALYSSTMTNQIRLSVESGTVGISAEDLERSSSAHEEVLCDYQGDALVIGFNAQYLTDVLQNVDSEEVLFEFSSPNRAGVVTPAQQKDGETMMMLIMPVMLNTYA, from the coding sequence ATGAAATTCGCCGCTTCCAGCGCAGATCTGCTCAAAGCTCTTCAAACTGTCAGCGGAGCCGTTCCGTCCAAGAGTACACTCCCCATCCTGGAATGCATCCTGTTCGAAGAGGATGCCGGGGGACTTCGCCTGAGTGCAACGGACCTGGAGATCTCCATTCTCCAGCGGGTTGCGGTTACCATGGAAACCGCCGGACCGTCGCGTGTTGCCGTGCCCGCGAAACGACTGATTGACACCCTCCGGGCGCTGCCCGACCTGCCCATCCAGTTTTCGGCCGATGGGGAGTTCAACGTCCTCGTGACGACCGACAAGGGTGAGTACAAGATGGCCGGGTTCGACGGTGCGGACTATCCGGCCCTGCCCGAGCTTGCGGACAGTGCCCGCATTGAGACCGACGGGGCGCTTGTCAAGCGGGCCATTCACAAGACCCAGTTCGCCGTCAGCCGGGATGCCCTGCGGCCGGCCATGATGGGCATCTATTTCCAGATCTCGAAGAACTCCGGTCGCGCCGTGGCCACGGACGGACGCAGCCTCGTGAAGCTTACCCTCGATGCCCTTACGTCGGAAGAGGACATTGACTTCATCGTCCCGGAAAAAGCCATGTCGCTCGCCGCCAAGGTGGCGACCGACGGGCCGTGCAGTCTGATCGTGGACAGCGGATATGCCGGATTCGACTTCGGATCGTCCCGCGTCCTGGCCCGGTTGATCGATGAGCCGTATCCCAACTACCAGGCGGTCATTCCGGTGGACAACGACAAGAAAATGGTGGTCGACCGGGATTCCATGCTTGCCGCAGTAAAGCGCGTGGCGCTCTATTCCTCGACCATGACCAACCAGATCCGGTTGTCCGTCGAAAGCGGTACGGTCGGGATTTCAGCCGAGGATCTGGAGCGCTCCAGCTCGGCCCATGAAGAAGTGCTGTGTGACTATCAGGGCGATGCGCTCGTCATCGGGTTCAATGCCCAGTACCTGACGGACGTTCTCCAGAACGTGGATTCCGAGGAAGTCCTGTTCGAGTTCAGCTCCCCGAATCGCGCAGGCGTCGTGACGCCGGCCCAGCAGAAGGACGGCGAAACCATGATGATGCTCATCATGCCCGTCATGTTGAACACCTACGCCTAA
- the dnaA gene encoding chromosomal replication initiator protein DnaA yields MERTAEQVWNECLEIIRDNVSGQSFRTWFLPLRPIRMEQSDGVAELTIQLPSRFYFEWLEEHYFTLLRKTITKVLGESGKLFYDVQIHKEDVAQGVEGKTMHLPARKPANEPRPVTGFAPRKTDGGISNPFVIPGIRKVQVDSQLNANYTFDRFIEGDCNRLARSASLAIAQQPGSTSFNPFLLYGGVGLGKTHLIQAIGNYIRANQPGDTVLYISSERFTNEFVQAIQHNRVSDFSMFYRQIDLLIIDDVQFFAGKEKTQEEFFHIFNALHQSGKQIVLSADRAPRDIQGIEERLLSRFQWGLSADLQAPDFETRMAILRRKSIEDGIDIAHDVLEFIARNIVSNIRELEGALIRLLAHATLHNREIDLDLAREVLKDLMGDSRVTLTIDQIQKMVCEYFNIAEDLVRAKTRKREVVQARQVAMYFSKQLTPHSLKTIGLHFGGRDHSTVIHANQSVENQIETDAAFRDVIEEIRHKMDVRSG; encoded by the coding sequence ATGGAGCGTACCGCGGAACAGGTCTGGAACGAGTGCCTGGAGATCATCCGGGACAACGTCAGTGGACAGAGTTTCCGCACGTGGTTCCTGCCACTCCGGCCCATCCGGATGGAACAATCCGACGGCGTCGCAGAGCTGACCATCCAGCTCCCCAGTCGCTTCTACTTCGAGTGGCTGGAGGAGCACTACTTCACGCTGCTCCGCAAGACCATCACGAAGGTCCTGGGCGAATCGGGCAAGCTCTTCTACGACGTACAGATCCACAAGGAGGACGTCGCCCAGGGCGTCGAAGGCAAGACCATGCATCTTCCGGCGCGGAAGCCGGCCAATGAACCCCGGCCGGTCACGGGGTTCGCGCCCCGGAAGACCGATGGCGGCATTTCGAACCCGTTCGTCATTCCCGGTATCCGCAAGGTTCAGGTGGACAGCCAGCTGAATGCCAACTACACCTTCGACCGGTTCATCGAGGGCGATTGCAACCGATTGGCCCGCAGCGCCAGCCTCGCCATCGCCCAGCAACCCGGCAGCACCAGCTTCAACCCGTTCCTGCTGTATGGAGGGGTGGGGCTCGGGAAGACGCATCTCATCCAGGCCATCGGAAACTACATCCGGGCCAATCAGCCGGGTGACACGGTCCTCTACATCTCAAGCGAGCGTTTCACGAACGAGTTCGTGCAGGCCATCCAGCACAACCGGGTCAGCGATTTTTCCATGTTCTACCGGCAAATCGACCTGCTCATCATTGATGATGTCCAGTTCTTCGCTGGAAAGGAAAAAACGCAGGAGGAGTTCTTCCACATTTTCAATGCCCTGCACCAGAGCGGCAAACAGATCGTGCTGTCTGCGGACCGGGCGCCGCGGGACATCCAGGGCATCGAGGAACGGCTGCTGTCCCGGTTCCAGTGGGGACTGTCGGCGGATCTCCAGGCACCGGACTTCGAAACCCGGATGGCCATCCTGCGGCGCAAGTCCATCGAAGACGGCATTGACATTGCCCACGATGTGCTGGAGTTCATTGCGCGCAACATTGTCAGCAACATCCGCGAACTGGAGGGGGCCCTCATCCGCTTGCTGGCACACGCCACGCTGCACAACCGGGAGATCGACCTGGACCTGGCCCGCGAAGTGCTCAAGGACCTCATGGGCGACTCCCGGGTCACACTGACCATCGATCAGATCCAGAAAATGGTCTGCGAGTATTTCAACATTGCCGAAGACCTCGTACGCGCCAAGACCCGGAAACGGGAAGTGGTGCAAGCCCGGCAGGTGGCCATGTACTTTTCGAAGCAACTCACCCCGCATTCCCTCAAGACCATCGGCCTGCATTTCGGGGGGCGCGATCACTCCACGGTCATCCATGCGAACCAGAGCGTGGAGAACCAGATTGAGACCGACGCGGCCTTCCGGGACGTGATCGAGGAAATCCGTCACAAAATGGACGTCCGATCAGGGTAG
- a CDS encoding DUF177 domain-containing protein produces the protein MLRIDIRSMKPGVHERTLEPTAADLDVDPDAFKDIRADVRMDYSGTRMLVSVKVSATAVLRCDRTLVLFSKHIEGSYGVLFVPPESIDPDTDEDDIRPLHATDEEIDLTDIVRDTLLLAVPVRKIAPGAEDAEIPTVFGEPEESEPDPRWIALQKLRDQGEESNP, from the coding sequence ATGTTGCGTATCGACATCCGATCGATGAAGCCGGGGGTCCACGAGCGTACGCTCGAACCGACGGCAGCGGATCTGGACGTCGATCCGGATGCGTTCAAGGATATCCGTGCGGATGTCCGGATGGACTATTCCGGAACGCGCATGCTGGTTTCCGTCAAGGTCTCGGCAACGGCCGTCCTGCGGTGCGATCGAACGCTCGTGCTGTTCTCCAAACATATTGAGGGCTCCTACGGTGTGCTTTTCGTGCCGCCGGAGTCCATTGATCCTGATACCGATGAGGACGACATCCGCCCGCTCCACGCGACGGATGAGGAAATCGACCTCACCGACATAGTACGGGACACCTTGCTGCTGGCCGTTCCGGTGCGGAAAATCGCACCGGGCGCGGAAGACGCTGAAATACCCACCGTATTCGGCGAGCCTGAAGAGTCGGAGCCCGATCCCCGTTGGATTGCGCTCCAGAAGCTTCGGGACCAGGGCGAAGAGTCCAACCCGTAA
- the rpmF gene encoding 50S ribosomal protein L32: MAHPKRKHSKARSRTRRAVYYGRLKAPTTMACDNCNETKLMHRACPNCGHYRGRKVVERAESL; the protein is encoded by the coding sequence ATGGCACATCCCAAACGGAAACACTCCAAAGCCCGTTCACGCACACGCCGCGCCGTCTACTACGGTCGCCTGAAAGCGCCGACCACCATGGCCTGCGACAACTGCAATGAGACCAAGCTCATGCACCGGGCCTGCCCGAATTGCGGTCATTACCGCGGCCGGAAGGTCGTTGAGCGCGCCGAATCGCTTTAG
- the plsX gene encoding phosphate acyltransferase PlsX has protein sequence MPTRVAIDAMGGDHAPSVVIEGTVRVVREHPDTIAPILVGPESVIAPLLEQHDPEGALGIRVHHAPDVIGMDESPATAIKTKTGSSIHVGLGLCKAGAAQAFVSAGNTGAVMGASLFLLGRIKGISRPSVIGYYPTLKGTCILLDVGANVDCKPEHLVQFAWMGRIYAQRVLDVADPQVALMNIGEEPGKGNETAKLAHEALTAATGLGFVGNIEGRDLLRHAADVVVCDGFVGNILLKFGESVASVLPRMIGAEMVRLGMPPEEQAIVAKALKGVKDRFDYEEYGGMPLLGVDGNVIIGHGGSSAHAVKNMILSADALVRNRVTESIAKAVDVA, from the coding sequence ATGCCCACACGCGTTGCCATCGATGCCATGGGGGGCGATCACGCCCCTTCCGTAGTCATTGAGGGTACCGTGCGCGTTGTCCGGGAGCACCCCGACACCATCGCACCCATATTGGTCGGGCCGGAGAGCGTGATCGCCCCCCTGCTCGAGCAGCACGATCCCGAAGGTGCGCTCGGTATCCGCGTGCACCACGCTCCCGACGTCATCGGCATGGACGAGTCGCCGGCTACGGCCATCAAGACCAAGACCGGGTCGTCCATCCACGTGGGTCTCGGTCTGTGCAAGGCGGGTGCAGCCCAGGCGTTCGTCTCGGCCGGCAACACCGGGGCCGTCATGGGCGCCTCGCTGTTCCTGCTCGGACGCATCAAAGGCATTTCCCGCCCCAGTGTCATCGGGTATTACCCCACGTTGAAAGGAACCTGCATCCTGCTGGATGTCGGTGCCAACGTGGACTGCAAGCCCGAACACCTGGTCCAGTTCGCCTGGATGGGCCGGATCTATGCCCAGCGCGTGCTCGACGTTGCGGACCCCCAGGTGGCGCTCATGAACATCGGGGAAGAGCCCGGCAAGGGCAACGAAACCGCGAAACTGGCGCATGAAGCCCTGACGGCCGCCACGGGTCTCGGATTCGTCGGCAATATCGAAGGGCGTGACCTGCTCCGCCACGCGGCGGATGTGGTCGTGTGCGACGGGTTCGTCGGCAACATCCTGCTGAAGTTCGGCGAGAGTGTGGCCTCGGTCCTGCCCCGGATGATCGGCGCCGAAATGGTGCGTCTCGGCATGCCCCCGGAAGAGCAGGCCATCGTGGCCAAGGCACTGAAGGGCGTCAAGGACCGGTTCGACTACGAAGAATATGGCGGCATGCCCCTCCTGGGTGTCGATGGCAATGTCATCATCGGACATGGCGGGTCGTCTGCGCATGCGGTCAAGAACATGATCCTGAGTGCCGACGCCCTCGTCCGGAATCGCGTTACGGAATCCATTGCGAAAGCCGTGGATGTTGCCTGA
- a CDS encoding beta-ketoacyl-ACP synthase III, whose amino-acid sequence MALARAAITAVGHYLPEDRLTNKDLEALVETSDEWIMSRTGIKERRILRDPEKATSFMATKAAEEVLRKRGIGPEEIDLIIVATVTPDMFFPATACIVQGNLGATNAWAYDLSAACSGFLFALSTAARFIESGKHTKVLVIGADKMSSIVDYTDRTTCILFGDGAGAVLVEPSADKDGIHDSIEEVDGKDWAGLCMLGGGSLNPPSPVTLEKRLHYLYQDGQPVFKKAVVGMAEVAERIMKRNGLTGDDVRYLVPHQANLRIIDATARRMGITMDKVMLNIERYGNTTAATLPLCLADWEKDLKKGDNLILAAFGGGFTWGSMYLSWAYNTED is encoded by the coding sequence ATGGCGCTCGCTCGCGCGGCCATTACGGCCGTAGGACATTACCTGCCTGAAGACCGCCTGACGAACAAGGACCTGGAAGCCCTCGTCGAGACGTCCGACGAATGGATCATGAGCCGGACCGGGATCAAGGAGCGGCGCATCCTCCGGGATCCGGAGAAGGCCACCAGCTTCATGGCCACGAAGGCCGCCGAGGAAGTGCTGCGCAAGCGCGGCATCGGTCCCGAGGAAATCGACCTCATCATTGTGGCCACGGTCACGCCCGACATGTTTTTCCCGGCCACGGCCTGCATTGTGCAGGGAAACCTGGGCGCCACGAACGCCTGGGCCTACGATCTGTCGGCCGCCTGCTCCGGCTTCCTGTTCGCGCTCTCCACGGCGGCCCGATTCATCGAGTCCGGCAAACACACGAAGGTCCTGGTCATCGGTGCGGACAAAATGAGCAGCATCGTGGACTATACCGATCGCACAACGTGCATCCTGTTCGGCGACGGGGCCGGTGCGGTCCTGGTCGAACCGTCCGCAGACAAGGACGGCATCCATGACAGCATCGAGGAGGTGGACGGAAAGGATTGGGCCGGGCTCTGCATGCTGGGAGGCGGAAGCCTGAATCCGCCTTCGCCGGTCACGCTCGAGAAGCGTCTGCACTATCTGTACCAGGACGGCCAGCCCGTGTTCAAGAAGGCGGTCGTCGGCATGGCCGAAGTGGCGGAACGCATCATGAAACGAAACGGCCTGACGGGCGATGACGTACGGTACTTGGTACCCCACCAGGCGAATCTGCGCATCATCGATGCCACGGCCCGCCGCATGGGCATCACCATGGACAAGGTCATGCTGAACATTGAACGGTACGGAAACACGACCGCCGCTACCTTACCGCTGTGCCTCGCCGACTGGGAGAAGGACCTCAAGAAGGGGGACAACCTCATCCTGGCGGCCTTCGGCGGTGGTTTCACGTGGGGCTCCATGTACCTGTCCTGGGCCTACAACACAGAAGACTGA
- the fabD gene encoding ACP S-malonyltransferase, with product MSKIAYLFPGQGSQYAGMGKDLYAGHPGAQACFDMADDVLGFRLSDILFGDDEAALKETQNTQPALYVHSMAVLAAMDDAADDMHAVAGHSLGEYTALTVAGALTFEDGLMLVRLRGELMADAGARRPGAMAALIGMEDAAVDALCAELSRPDSLVQAANFNSPGQIVISGDEDAVARVVEAAPDRGARRAIPLPVSGAFHSPLMEYAIPGLAAGLKEVELREPRVPVYLNVTAEPTSDPEAIQKYLLEQLTAPVRWAQTLAAMQRDGVTEFVEIGAGKVLSGLVKRTLGKDAGTRAIGTLEDLI from the coding sequence ATGTCGAAGATTGCTTACCTGTTTCCCGGTCAAGGCTCCCAGTATGCGGGCATGGGCAAGGACCTGTACGCCGGTCATCCCGGGGCCCAGGCCTGCTTCGACATGGCCGACGACGTCCTCGGTTTCCGCCTGTCGGATATCCTGTTCGGAGACGACGAGGCCGCCCTCAAGGAAACGCAGAACACACAGCCGGCCCTCTACGTGCACTCCATGGCCGTTCTGGCCGCCATGGACGATGCCGCGGACGACATGCACGCCGTGGCAGGGCACAGCTTGGGAGAATACACGGCGCTCACCGTTGCCGGCGCGCTTACGTTCGAGGATGGACTCATGCTGGTGCGCCTCCGGGGCGAGCTCATGGCCGATGCGGGCGCCCGGCGACCCGGAGCCATGGCCGCGTTGATCGGCATGGAGGACGCGGCGGTCGATGCGCTCTGCGCGGAACTGTCCCGTCCCGACTCGTTGGTCCAGGCCGCCAATTTCAATTCCCCCGGGCAGATCGTGATTTCGGGGGACGAGGATGCCGTGGCCCGTGTTGTCGAAGCCGCCCCCGATCGCGGCGCCCGCAGGGCCATCCCGCTGCCGGTTTCGGGCGCCTTCCATTCGCCCCTCATGGAATATGCCATTCCGGGCCTGGCCGCCGGGCTCAAGGAAGTCGAACTCCGCGAGCCCCGGGTACCGGTCTACCTGAATGTCACCGCCGAGCCCACCTCGGACCCCGAGGCCATCCAGAAGTACCTGCTGGAGCAACTGACCGCCCCCGTACGGTGGGCCCAGACGTTGGCGGCCATGCAACGGGACGGCGTCACGGAATTCGTCGAAATCGGAGCCGGCAAGGTCTTGTCCGGCCTGGTGAAACGCACGCTCGGCAAGGATGCCGGAACCCGTGCCATCGGAACCCTGGAGGACCTGATATGA
- the fabG gene encoding 3-oxoacyl-[acyl-carrier-protein] reductase has translation MTLDFTGKHVLVTGGTRGIGRDIVLSFARAGADVAFTYRSSVDEATALEKELSDLGVRALAFQADAADSTAAEEIVGKVVSEWGRLDVLVNNAGITRDGLMLRMGREDWDAVISTNLGSVFNYCKAAYRPMMKQRAGRVINMSSVVGIMGNAGQTNYAASKAGIIGFSKSLAKELGARGVTVNVVAPGYVETDMTAQLNDAAKEAMLGSVPAGRAAQPADISAAVLFLASDQAAYVTGQVLQVDGGLAM, from the coding sequence ATGACCCTGGATTTCACTGGAAAACACGTGCTGGTGACGGGCGGAACGCGCGGCATTGGCCGCGACATCGTGCTCTCCTTTGCCCGTGCGGGTGCAGACGTGGCGTTCACCTACCGCTCGTCGGTGGACGAGGCGACGGCCCTGGAGAAGGAGTTGTCGGACCTCGGGGTCCGCGCCCTGGCCTTCCAGGCCGACGCGGCCGATTCCACGGCAGCCGAAGAGATTGTCGGCAAGGTGGTCTCCGAATGGGGCCGTCTGGATGTGCTGGTCAACAACGCCGGCATCACCCGGGACGGACTCATGTTGCGCATGGGCCGGGAGGACTGGGATGCCGTCATTTCCACCAACCTGGGCAGTGTTTTCAACTACTGCAAGGCGGCATACCGACCCATGATGAAGCAGCGGGCCGGACGCGTCATCAACATGAGCTCCGTGGTGGGTATCATGGGGAACGCCGGTCAGACGAACTATGCGGCGTCCAAGGCGGGAATCATCGGATTCTCCAAGAGCCTGGCCAAGGAACTCGGCGCGCGCGGCGTGACCGTGAACGTGGTGGCCCCGGGATATGTCGAGACCGACATGACGGCCCAATTGAATGATGCCGCCAAGGAAGCCATGCTCGGTTCGGTACCGGCAGGGCGGGCGGCCCAACCCGCAGACATTTCGGCTGCGGTACTGTTTTTGGCATCGGATCAGGCCGCGTACGTGACCGGTCAGGTGCTCCAGGTCGATGGCGGCCTGGCCATGTAA